One Rhinolophus ferrumequinum isolate MPI-CBG mRhiFer1 chromosome 10, mRhiFer1_v1.p, whole genome shotgun sequence genomic window, TTAGAGAGTTCCAGATACCCAACATTTGCTGGTTCATATACCTCAAGCAAggagatattcaaaatattttaacaaccagTATGGCATGGGCATCAACCAATCAAGAGTGGAGcattggtgatggtggtggggtgACCTAGGAGTCCCCTGCTGTGCCAGTTGCTATCCCTCCAACTGCTGGCTCTTAGAGGACAGGGTAGTCCTGGGGAACTGAGGTGGGAAGCTCAGACAGCAGCCCTGTGCTTACTAGCATGGAAGTACTTCAGTATTTTAAGAACAATAGGGCCATCCAGTGATATCAGCACCATCATCCACAGCAGCCACCATCCCTCTTGCAAAGCCTCTGCCTTCAGCCTCTCAGTGGTTCTGCTGACTTCCCTTCCATCCCCCTCCCCAGCAAGTGTTATCCTCTAGTAATTCTATACCCTTTTAGGCTGCCCTTGAAAACAATGCATTTACTGCTTTAGAACTCACAGGGAAAGACCCAGTCCCGGTTCTGCTTCTCTCTACCTGCATGACCTTCAGCAAGTCCTTTCATCTCTCGAAGtcctttcctcatctataaaatgggctaaTATCCATGGCTTCCACCCTGCTGGATGATGGTGTGTCTCCAATCACCATGTACACGTGGAGGTGCTCTGTAAACCATTTCTTGGATCACTATTTTATTCTGATGTCACCTGTATGAAAATATTGAGGGATGAAGACAGAAAATGTAATGTATCCTCTCTCCAACCCTCATGAGATAGTCTTGCTTTCAGCTCTGAAAGACAGCAGAGTCCTCAGCCTAGGGCAAAGCCTATCTCTGCCCACCCTGGTAGCAAGAGGAGGGTTAACCTGCCGGGCCCAGCACTTATACCACCATGACCACCAATCAGGGActgcttcctgaaggaggtgacaGGCTGAATAAAGGGCTTTCCAAGGGGCAGGAAGGTAGGAAAAGAGGCCTTGTGCTCAGCCCACCCATCCCCAGGGCCAGCTCAAGAGTTCAAATGCTGGTTCTGTCTCAATTTCTTACTGCATGACCTTGGCAGTGACTAACCTCAGAGTCTCCATTTCTCAGTAGTAATGtaggaacaaaaaataatatctgcctcatggggttgttgtgaagattaaaggagataatttatgtaaggcacttagcccagtgcctggtatatagcaagtgctcaataattgAGGGTCTTAATGAAAGTATCCTCACCCCAGGTCACCCTGCAAAAACTGAAGGACAAGGAGTACATCCAACAGAAGAGGGAGCTCCTGGCCCTCTACAGGGACCAGGATCAGGACCGGGGATCCCAAGGCACCAGGCCCTCCACGCCTTCCCAGGAGGGCTCTCAGAGCAGCACGGAGGGGAGGTAAGACCCATAGGGACCACAAGCTGTCCCATAGTAAGGGGGCtgcaggcagggagagagagagaagaacccACCAGGCTGAGATATAGCATGACAGCATCTGGGGAAATTGGGAATAGATTGAACAGCCCAGGCTACAAGTTGGCACCAGCCGTGCAAAAGGCCTCCTGGGACAGCCTAGCAGGTTAGCCAGCCTAGGGTCGGCACAGgctgaaggaaacagacacaagAGGCATTAACTCCCTGAGAGGAGCAGGCTCCCCAGGCTAAGGATAGAGAGTGAAGGCCAGTATGGATCTGCAGAATGTCAGAGCTGCAGGGACCCGTCCAAATCCCCAGACAGCATGACAGTTTCAGGTTCAGCAGCATGGTTAAGGAGAAAAAAGATCCATCTTGGAGGTAACCTCATGGGAGTTCAGGAACCCCGCAGAAAAGACTTGAGTACCTACTTGATAAAGGTCCTGGAACAAGTGCTGTGGTTAAAATGTCTTCGAGGAGCTTACAGTCCAACcagacagatgagaaaaacagtCAGTGCAATGTAAAGGTGATACTGAGATAAGTTTGGAGGGGCCATTTCTGAATGGAGTGATCAAGGGACACTTCTTAGACTTGAACTTGAACCCTTAGCATCTGACTCTGACCATTCACTATATGTTTGTAGGACTCCTGAGTTCTCCACCGTCATCCCCCATCTGGTGGTGACAGAAGACACGGATGAAGACACTCCCTCAGTAGCAGATACCTCAGACTCGGGCTATGGCACTCTGATCCCAGTCTCCCCCAAGGGGCTCCACTCCCCACTGAGCCGTCTACGCCCATGGGCCCATTTGCGGGACCCCCACTTCACCTTCTCCACCCTGGACCTCCGGGATGTTACTTTGCACCACCAGCTTCCTGACCCCCGAGCTCCCCAACGCCGAAGTGCCCCTGACCTGCCAGGGGAAGCTATCCAAAGAGGATGTAGTCTTCCCCGGGGAGAACCACCGACCTGGTCTGAGGAAGAAGATGGGACCTCAATGGGAGGGAACGTGGTAGTGGAAACCTTGCATAGGGCCCAACTTCGGGGGCAGCTCCACTACTCCGCTACCCACACTGACTCTGCAGGGGAAAGCTCTTGGGCGTCCtcagaggatgaggaagaagagaagccCATCTTCCTGACACCCCATcgcacccctgccccccacccccaccggaCTGAGGACATGCTCAGAGACATCCGGGTAGATCTGGCCAGCCAAAGGATTGAGGACATCGCTGAGCCTGGGGACAGCAGGCCTCGGAAGCTGACGCGGGTCCAACTGCAGAGGATGCGTGGGCTCCACAGTATACAGCTGGACACCCCCGTGTCCACATCGTAAGTGCTGAAGGGAAAGGTGGCCTGGGGGGACGCAGAGGGGAAGGCCAGCAtgcagtgtgtggggggggtcagAGTAGGAGGTCAGTGGGGGGCGGGGCAGTATGGGAGGGCAGTACCAGAGCAGGGGCCGTGACAGAGAAGGGCCCCGTAGCCtcactctccacccccacctgcctttACCTAATACCCACCTCCTTTCCTTTCAGAGAAGCCTGAGGACCACTCAGACACTCAGGACTTTTGGCACTGCTCCCTGAGGAAATCTCTCCCAAGAGTGCTggtcaccacccccacccccggacTCTACCTCAAGGTCCACACTCCCCACTAAGAAGCCTGGCCCAGACACCCTGTGCTTCTTGCTCTAAAAACGCTGTGGATCAAGAGCTGTACATTTATGTACCGTAGACACCTGAGCCCCACATAAAGTTGTGCATACAAAGGACTGTCCAGTTAGTGCTCGATGAGGCGgtgaggaacctggaggtgggggtgaggaacAGAGTGAGCACAGACTACTGCTGTCATCTGGCATCATGGTGATGGGGTATCTGACCCTAGCTCAGGGCTTTTCCCATCCCACCCATCAGGATCCAGCGCTCTGCCCCAGGCTTCCACCCACCACTCACAAAGACCACTCGCTCCAGAAACAGAGTTTTAATTCCCCAGTTTTAGTGCATTTACAAAAGTCCACAGCTCCAGCTGGAGGCCCCATTGTTCTGTGCTGTCCCTGCCTTGGGACAGTTCAGCTTACTCTGTGCTTGTCCAGGCAGGGGGACAAAGGGGTGGCAAGTTTCTATTAGTGTAACATAATTGATACAAAGATTGCttatcaactgtaaaaaaaaaaaaggctcaggGATCAGTCAGGGGCCTCTAAACAGCCCTGTTGGATCCTCCAGGCCCAAAATAGGCAATGAGGTATGGCGCCTATTATCTCCACAAGTACCCTCCTGGGCTCCTGGTACACTCAGCCTctctcacattcacacacatcaCATCtatctatttctgtctctctctgtctctctttcgcGCGGCGCACGCGcgcacacccacacacagctGACCCTCTGCAGTGCTCAGACAGCTGAGAAAAGCTATATACACTGAGGCAGTAGCACCAAGTGGCTGCTAGCTCATGCCTGCCCCTCCAAGACCCTTCCTTTCCATAAAAAGGGGGCTCTAGAGAGCATCTTGCAAGGTTTTTGGGGCGCCCTGGGGCAGAAAGCAGCTGTCCTCAGGGTAGGCCCCTCCGGGGGGCGTGGCCTCATCTGGGCAGGCTGGAGGAGGCAGAAAGGGAGGTGGGGCCACACAGCGCCTCCCGGATGTTCTCCAGGCAGCCGAGCAGGTCCATGTCGCGGAGCACAAGGCCCAGCAGCTCCAGCGTGGCTTCTTCTCGCGGTGTGCGCTGCCGCCAGGCCGCCAGCATGCTGTAGTGCGCTTCCCGCAGGCAGCGCCCGTTCTGCAGCTCCAGCCTCTCAATCTCGTACTCCCTCAGCCCCAGCCGCCGCATGAACTCCTTCCAGCGCGACGGGGGCACGCCATCCACCACCGCATACAGCGTTGCGGGGTCGGCTGCAGGGAAGCAGGCAGAGAGCCTGGAGGTGCGGCTCCGTGCCCCCGTCCGCCCTGCCCCGCTGCTGCCCACGAACGCGCCCTCTAGGAGCCCCGCCCGCCTATGTCCCCAGCCCGGATTCCCCGCCAAGTGCTCACTGTCAGTGCGCTGTGTGCAGGCGCCGTCCTCCCACTTCTGAAGAGGGATGGGGATGGAGGTGGAGGCTGGAGCCGCTGGGAGGAGGGGGCCCGCCCCTTGGTGGGATGAGGCCTTCTCTCTCAGTGGTGATGCAGGCCTGAAGTTGGGCCGGTCACTAGGGTTGAAGGTGGGACTGGGGATGAAGGTGGAGCTGGGGATGGGACTGAAGCCTGTGGTGGGGCTGAAACTTGGTGCTGAGCCCAGGCGCTCAGGGTCCCcctaaaaaaagaagacagcatTAGTGGGGAGAGGAAAAACATCCCGCCCTCTTTATTCTGGATGGGGTTGGAACTAAAGGGAATTAGGGGAGCTGGAGGGTCCAGGGTGATTCCAGGTGATTTGGGTCTTACAAGATTGTAATGGACAGTCAGAAGGAAGATTGAGGGTAGGTCCCTGGTTTCATCTTACCTCTTCTGTAGGTGTTGATTCCCCAcaaactgagaaaaaagaaacaaaacgtCACAAATTTCACTTCCTCTCTCAGTCTTGGTGCCTGTGGCTGGGGCTGGCCCCGGGGACTTGTGGTGACATGCTTCAGGGCCTATGTGGCCCCAAGGACAAGAGAATTACTGATACAGTATGACCTCTCACCAGCCATCCAGGACCATCTCCTGCCAACCGAGTCACTGCCGCGCACTAAGGGGAGGCTCCTGATTTCCCGCCAGGCTGGTGCGTCTTACCACCCAGCCGCctccacatccccaccagcaccctttcctccttccagAGGCCCCACTCACCAATGGAGTGGAGCTTGAGCTTCCACCGTGGGAAGCGGCATATTAAACCCATGAACAGGAGGGATAAAAGGCAGAGACCCAAGAAGATCACCAGGGGCAACAGCACTGTGGTGTCTGGAGACAAAGCAGATTGTGGTCAGAGGAGAGAGCTGCAGGAGGTAGCagggctggctgggtgggggcaggggccagATTAGCAGAGGGCAGGTGAGCATGGGCACTGGGTTAGTTCTCCTCACCTGAGTCCTGAAAGGGCTTAACACTTTCGTATTGGGATGGGCACAGCTTCTTGCACTCCGTGTTTGACTTACAGCTAAAAGAACAGAGAGCAATGGTGAATAGGGGCCCTCCCAAAGGAGGAACACGggttcaaaaaaaacaaaaagaaaagaagacgtTGTTGGAAAttctttgctttataaatattttaggtatcTCTTGATATATAATGGAAATTAAACCTATCTTGGGAATtgatgcaaaggaatgaaacataAGTTATTCACAGAATCAGTTCGTTTAGACCTGGAATTGATCTTAAAGAGGCTGTGTAGAAAGACTTAAAAGCAGTCAGGGTCAGAGTATAAACTCCAGCCCAGTCATTGGTTAGCAGTGTAATTCCAAGCCAAGTCATTTAACCGGGatgcctcaatttcttcttcaGGAAAACAGGAACCCTACCCACCTGTCAGGATTGAGGGTTAAGTGAGAGAATTATGCCTGACATCTAGTATGTGCTCGGTAAATGGTAGTTGTCATTGAATTGTTATTTTATCATTGTTCTACTGAGAAGAATCTAATGGCAAAGAGAAGTTAGTTAGAAAGCTTTTTCTTAAGATGACAGTGCTGCTGACAACACGTGACTTTGAGAGAGGGGTCAAGCGTGcatgtgaaaaatgtaaaaatacatattgcTGGGAGACACCAGAGAGCACTCTATCATAAGCACATCTTTCCGTGTTGGGAGCTGTGACTGGGCGGTGAGGAGCGATGAGAACTACATGGGAGGCCTGGCAGGAACTTGAGAAGGTGAGTTATCAGCAGGAATCTGAAAGCAGGAAGAGGTACTTTTACCCACCTCATCAGCTCATGATGAGAATTACATGGGATGGGTATAAAAGCTCTttcaaggagaagaaacaaaacttagTAGGAAGAAGGAAGTACTTTCTTGTCAGACACTTTGTAGCTATTTTTTGTGGTTCTTACAACTTCCAAGTGCACAGCATTATGCTTAAAGGTAAGAAAACTAAGGCCCTGAGACATGAAGTCACGTGTCCAAAGTtgcacagccagtaagtggctaAGCAGAGATGAGTTCAACTTTAGAGCCCACAGAGTTTCTCCCTTGCAAGCGAGAGTGCAAGCACAGCCTCCACGGAGCCAGGAGTGAGGAGGCTTGGTCAAAGGGACCAGGGAGGACAATGCCACATTTCATCAAACCCAAGATGCCACCACTAATGAGGCACCATTATTtgcataccacacacacacacacacacacacacacacccctgccaATTAAACCGTGATACATCATCAATTGTTGTAAGACACGGTCTGATTTCATAGATGTAAAAGTGTGTTCTAGAATCCATAGTAGACACTGTCACCCAAGAATcttaatgcaaaaataataataatctgaatGTTTAAGTTAGAAGAACTACAAGTCCCTGGGTTATAAGCCTTTATCCCC contains:
- the TNFRSF1A gene encoding tumor necrosis factor receptor superfamily member 1A, with translation MGLPTVPGLLLPLVLMALLVEIFPFGVTGLVPDLRDREKRDSMCPQGKYSHPQNNSICCTKCHKGTYLHNDCPGPGLDTDCRECENGTFTAIENNFRQCFSCSKCRKEMNQVELSPCTVDRNTQCGCEKNQYRKYWDGNLFQCKNCSLCINGVKQIDCNEIQNTVCTCHVGFFLRENECVSCENCKSNTECKKLCPSQYESVKPFQDSDTTVLLPLVIFLGLCLLSLLFMGLICRFPRWKLKLHSIVCGESTPTEEGDPERLGSAPSFSPTTGFSPIPSSTFIPSPTFNPSDRPNFRPASPLREKASSHQGAGPLLPAAPASTSIPIPLQKWEDGACTQRTDTDPATLYAVVDGVPPSRWKEFMRRLGLREYEIERLELQNGRCLREAHYSMLAAWRQRTPREEATLELLGLVLRDMDLLGCLENIREALCGPTSLSASSSLPR